A single genomic interval of Helianthus annuus cultivar XRQ/B chromosome 13, HanXRQr2.0-SUNRISE, whole genome shotgun sequence harbors:
- the LOC110898236 gene encoding 5-methyltetrahydropteroyltriglutamate--homocysteine methyltransferase-like isoform X1 has protein sequence MILFSSVTSVRFSFTVKERNLNLERNLNLVQISKVKFSIRSMASHIVGYPRMGPKRELKFALESFWDGKSSAEDLQTVAADLRSSIWKQMAAAGIKYIPSNTFSYYDQVLDTTTMIGAVPPRYNWNGGEIGFDTYFSMARGNASVPAMEMTKWFDTNYHYIVPELGPEVKFTYASHKAVNEYKEAKALGVDTVPVFVGPVSYLLLSKPAKGVEKTFDLLSLLDKILPIYKEVIAELKEAGATWIQFDEATLVKDLEAHQLQAFTKAYADLESACSGLNVLVATYFADVPADAFKTLTTLPGVAGYTFDLVRGEQTLDLIKTSFPSGKYLFAGVVDGRNIWANDLAASLKVLESLEAVVGKDKLVVSTSSSLQHTAVDLVNETKLDDEIKSWLAFAAQKVVEVGALAKALVGQKDEAFFAANAAAQASRKCSPRVTNESVQKAAAALRGSDHRRATNVSARLDAQQKKLNLPILPTTTIGSFPQTIELRRVRREYKAKKISEEEYIKAIKEEIFKVVQLQEELDIDVLVHGEPERNDMVEYFGEQLSGFAFTANGWVQSYGSRCVKPPIIYGDVSRPKAMTVFWSSMAQEMTKRPMKGMLTGPVTILNWSFVRNDQPRFETCYQIALAIKDEVEDLEKAGITVIQIDEAALREGLPLRKAEHAFYLDWAVHSFRITNVGVQDTTQIHTHMCYSNFNDIIHSIINMDADVITIENSRSDEKLLSVFREGVKYGAGIGPGVYDIHSPRIPSTEEIHDRINKMLAVLETNILWVNPDCGLKTRKYAEVKPALENMVAAAKKLRAALAK, from the exons ATGATTTTGTTTAGTTCTGTCACCTCTGTGAGATTCAGCTTCACTGTAAAAGAAAGAAATTTGAATCTAGAAAGAAATTTGAATCTGGTTCAGATTTCTAAAGTGAAATTTTCTATTAG ATCAATGGCGTCTCACATTGTCGGTTATCCCCGTATGGGTCCCAAGAGAGAGTTGAAATTCGCTCTTGAATCATTCTGGGATGGCAAGAGCAGTGCTGAGGATCTGCAGACTGTTGCTGCTGATCTCCGATCATCCATCTGGAAACAAATGGCTGCTGCTGGCATCAAGTACATTCCCAGCAACACTTTCTCGTACTACGATCAGGTTCTTGACACCACCACCATGATTGGTGCGGTCCCACCGAGGTACAACTGGAACGGTGGTGAAATCGGTTTCGACACTTACTTCTCGATGGCCAGAGGAAATGCCTCTGTCCCTGCTATGGAAATGACCAAGTGGTTCGACACCAACTA CCATTACATTGTCCCTGAGTTGGGCCCTGAAGTGAAATTTACATATGCTTCCCACAAGGCCGTGAATGAATACAAGGAGGCTAAAGCT CTTGGAGTTGATACCGTCCCAGTATTTGTTGGCCCAGTCAGCTACTTGTTGCTTTCTAAGCCTGCAAAGGGTGTTGAGAAAACTTTCGATCTTCTTTCCCTTCTTGACAAAATCCTTCCAATCTACAA GGAAGTGATTGCTGAGTTGAAGGAAGCTGGTGCAACATGGATCCAGTTCGATGAAGCTACCCTCGTGAAGGATCTTGAGGCCCACCAATTGCAAGCTTTCACCAAGGCTTACGCAGATCTTGAATCAGCTTGCTCTGGTCTTAATGTCCTTGTTGCCACCTACTTTGCTGATGTTCCTGCTGATGCattcaaaaccctaaccaccTTGCCCGGAGTCGCCGGTTACACTTTCGATTTGGTCCGTGGTGAACAGACTCTTGATTTAATCAAGACCAGCTTCCCATCAGGCAAATACCTCTTCGCTGGTGTTGTTGATGGAAGAAACATCTGGGCTAACGACCTTGCAGCATCTCTTAAAGTCCTCGAGTCTCTTGAGGCCGTTGTCGGCAAAG ATAAACTTGTTGTGTCCACCTCATCATCACTCCAACACACTGCTGTGGACCTTGTGAACGAAACCAAGTTGGACGATGAGATCAAGTCTTGGCTCGCATTTGCTGCtcaaaaggtggttgaagttggTGCTTTGGCCAAAGCTCTTGTTGGTCAGAAGGATGAG GCATTCTTTGCTGCTAATGCTGCTGCTCAGGCCTCAAGGAAGTGCTCACCAAGAGTCACCAATGAATCCGTCCAGAAGGCT GCGGCAGCTTTGAGGGGTTCTGACCACCGTCGTGCCACCAACGTGAGTGCCAGATTGGATGCCCAACAAAAGAAGCTTAACCTCCCAATTctccccaccaccaccattggTTCTTTCCCTCAAACCATTGAGCTCAGAAGAGTTCGCCGTGAGTACAAGGCTAAAAA GATCTCTGAGGAAGAATACATTAAAGCCATCAAAGAGGAAATCTTCAAAGTTGTCCAACTTCAAGAAGAACTTGACATTGATGTGCTCGTTCATGGAGAACCTGAG AGGAACGATATGGTTGAGTACTTTGGTGAGCAATTGTCTGGTTTTGCCTTCACTGCTAACGGATGGGTGCAATCCTACGGATCCCGATGTGTCAAACCACCAATTATCTATGGTGATGTCAGCCGCCCCAAGGCCATGACTGTCTTCTGGTCCTCCATGGCTCAGGAAATGACCAAACGACCCATGAAGGGTATGCTCACAGGTCCAGTCACCATTCTCAACTGGTCCTTTGTCCGTAACGACCAGCCCAG ATTTGAAACTTGCTACCAGATTGCTTTGGCAATTAAGGATGAAGTTGAGGATCTTGAGAAGGCCGGAATCACAGTCATCCAGATCGATGAAGCTGCTTTAAGAGAAGGATTGCCCCTTAGGAAAGCCGAACACGCTTTCTACTTAGACTGGGCAGTCCACTCGTTCAGAATCACCAACGTCGGGGTCCAAGACACCACCCAGATCCACACACACATGTGCTACTCAAACTTCAATGACATCATCCACTCCATCATCAACATGGATGCTGATGTCATCACCATTGAGAACTCCAGATCTGATGAGAAGTTGCTCTCCGTGTTCCGTGAGGGAGTCAAGTACGGTGCTGGAATCGGTCCCGGTGTCTATGACATCCACTCCCCAAGAATTCCATCCACCGAGGAAATTCACGACAGAATCAACAAAATGCTTGCGGTTTTGGAAACCAATATCTTGTGGGTGAATCCCGACTGCGGGCTCAAGACCCGTAAGTATGCCGAGGTTAAGCCCGCACTCGAGAACATGGTTGCAGCCGCAAAGAAGCTTCGTGCCGCTCTTGCCAAGTGA
- the LOC110898236 gene encoding 5-methyltetrahydropteroyltriglutamate--homocysteine methyltransferase-like isoform X2, which produces MASHIVGYPRMGPKRELKFALESFWDGKSSAEDLQTVAADLRSSIWKQMAAAGIKYIPSNTFSYYDQVLDTTTMIGAVPPRYNWNGGEIGFDTYFSMARGNASVPAMEMTKWFDTNYHYIVPELGPEVKFTYASHKAVNEYKEAKALGVDTVPVFVGPVSYLLLSKPAKGVEKTFDLLSLLDKILPIYKEVIAELKEAGATWIQFDEATLVKDLEAHQLQAFTKAYADLESACSGLNVLVATYFADVPADAFKTLTTLPGVAGYTFDLVRGEQTLDLIKTSFPSGKYLFAGVVDGRNIWANDLAASLKVLESLEAVVGKDKLVVSTSSSLQHTAVDLVNETKLDDEIKSWLAFAAQKVVEVGALAKALVGQKDEAFFAANAAAQASRKCSPRVTNESVQKAAAALRGSDHRRATNVSARLDAQQKKLNLPILPTTTIGSFPQTIELRRVRREYKAKKISEEEYIKAIKEEIFKVVQLQEELDIDVLVHGEPERNDMVEYFGEQLSGFAFTANGWVQSYGSRCVKPPIIYGDVSRPKAMTVFWSSMAQEMTKRPMKGMLTGPVTILNWSFVRNDQPRFETCYQIALAIKDEVEDLEKAGITVIQIDEAALREGLPLRKAEHAFYLDWAVHSFRITNVGVQDTTQIHTHMCYSNFNDIIHSIINMDADVITIENSRSDEKLLSVFREGVKYGAGIGPGVYDIHSPRIPSTEEIHDRINKMLAVLETNILWVNPDCGLKTRKYAEVKPALENMVAAAKKLRAALAK; this is translated from the exons ATGGCGTCTCACATTGTCGGTTATCCCCGTATGGGTCCCAAGAGAGAGTTGAAATTCGCTCTTGAATCATTCTGGGATGGCAAGAGCAGTGCTGAGGATCTGCAGACTGTTGCTGCTGATCTCCGATCATCCATCTGGAAACAAATGGCTGCTGCTGGCATCAAGTACATTCCCAGCAACACTTTCTCGTACTACGATCAGGTTCTTGACACCACCACCATGATTGGTGCGGTCCCACCGAGGTACAACTGGAACGGTGGTGAAATCGGTTTCGACACTTACTTCTCGATGGCCAGAGGAAATGCCTCTGTCCCTGCTATGGAAATGACCAAGTGGTTCGACACCAACTA CCATTACATTGTCCCTGAGTTGGGCCCTGAAGTGAAATTTACATATGCTTCCCACAAGGCCGTGAATGAATACAAGGAGGCTAAAGCT CTTGGAGTTGATACCGTCCCAGTATTTGTTGGCCCAGTCAGCTACTTGTTGCTTTCTAAGCCTGCAAAGGGTGTTGAGAAAACTTTCGATCTTCTTTCCCTTCTTGACAAAATCCTTCCAATCTACAA GGAAGTGATTGCTGAGTTGAAGGAAGCTGGTGCAACATGGATCCAGTTCGATGAAGCTACCCTCGTGAAGGATCTTGAGGCCCACCAATTGCAAGCTTTCACCAAGGCTTACGCAGATCTTGAATCAGCTTGCTCTGGTCTTAATGTCCTTGTTGCCACCTACTTTGCTGATGTTCCTGCTGATGCattcaaaaccctaaccaccTTGCCCGGAGTCGCCGGTTACACTTTCGATTTGGTCCGTGGTGAACAGACTCTTGATTTAATCAAGACCAGCTTCCCATCAGGCAAATACCTCTTCGCTGGTGTTGTTGATGGAAGAAACATCTGGGCTAACGACCTTGCAGCATCTCTTAAAGTCCTCGAGTCTCTTGAGGCCGTTGTCGGCAAAG ATAAACTTGTTGTGTCCACCTCATCATCACTCCAACACACTGCTGTGGACCTTGTGAACGAAACCAAGTTGGACGATGAGATCAAGTCTTGGCTCGCATTTGCTGCtcaaaaggtggttgaagttggTGCTTTGGCCAAAGCTCTTGTTGGTCAGAAGGATGAG GCATTCTTTGCTGCTAATGCTGCTGCTCAGGCCTCAAGGAAGTGCTCACCAAGAGTCACCAATGAATCCGTCCAGAAGGCT GCGGCAGCTTTGAGGGGTTCTGACCACCGTCGTGCCACCAACGTGAGTGCCAGATTGGATGCCCAACAAAAGAAGCTTAACCTCCCAATTctccccaccaccaccattggTTCTTTCCCTCAAACCATTGAGCTCAGAAGAGTTCGCCGTGAGTACAAGGCTAAAAA GATCTCTGAGGAAGAATACATTAAAGCCATCAAAGAGGAAATCTTCAAAGTTGTCCAACTTCAAGAAGAACTTGACATTGATGTGCTCGTTCATGGAGAACCTGAG AGGAACGATATGGTTGAGTACTTTGGTGAGCAATTGTCTGGTTTTGCCTTCACTGCTAACGGATGGGTGCAATCCTACGGATCCCGATGTGTCAAACCACCAATTATCTATGGTGATGTCAGCCGCCCCAAGGCCATGACTGTCTTCTGGTCCTCCATGGCTCAGGAAATGACCAAACGACCCATGAAGGGTATGCTCACAGGTCCAGTCACCATTCTCAACTGGTCCTTTGTCCGTAACGACCAGCCCAG ATTTGAAACTTGCTACCAGATTGCTTTGGCAATTAAGGATGAAGTTGAGGATCTTGAGAAGGCCGGAATCACAGTCATCCAGATCGATGAAGCTGCTTTAAGAGAAGGATTGCCCCTTAGGAAAGCCGAACACGCTTTCTACTTAGACTGGGCAGTCCACTCGTTCAGAATCACCAACGTCGGGGTCCAAGACACCACCCAGATCCACACACACATGTGCTACTCAAACTTCAATGACATCATCCACTCCATCATCAACATGGATGCTGATGTCATCACCATTGAGAACTCCAGATCTGATGAGAAGTTGCTCTCCGTGTTCCGTGAGGGAGTCAAGTACGGTGCTGGAATCGGTCCCGGTGTCTATGACATCCACTCCCCAAGAATTCCATCCACCGAGGAAATTCACGACAGAATCAACAAAATGCTTGCGGTTTTGGAAACCAATATCTTGTGGGTGAATCCCGACTGCGGGCTCAAGACCCGTAAGTATGCCGAGGTTAAGCCCGCACTCGAGAACATGGTTGCAGCCGCAAAGAAGCTTCGTGCCGCTCTTGCCAAGTGA
- the LOC110901072 gene encoding blue copper protein, which translates to MAFLNHIMVVLTLFVVAILPTTTIATEYTVGDDSGWTVQYDYQAWAKNKDFKVGDTLVFNYPKGIHNVFKVNGSSYADCIIPPPDQAYTSGHDVIALPVAGKAWFICGVGVHCSALNQKLAINVKV; encoded by the exons ATGGCTTTCTTGAACCATATTATGGTTGTTTTAACCCTTTTTGTTGTCGCGATACTTCCGACCACCACCATAGCAACGGAGTATACAGTCGGAGATGACAGTGGTTGGACCGTTCAATATGATTATCAAGCTTGGGCCAAAAATAAAGATTTTAAAGTTGGTGACACGTTAG TGTTTAATTATCCGAAAGGGATACATAACGTGTTCAAAGTGAATGGAAGTTCGTATGCTGATTGCATTATTCCACCGCCAGATCAAGCTTACACCTCTGGGCACGACGTTATAGCACTCCCGGTCGCAGGCAAAGCGTGGTTTATTTGTGGTGTGGGAGTACATTGTTCTGCATTGAACCAAAAGCTAGCCATAAATGTTAAAGTGTGA